CGGCCTTGCCGCGCTCGGCCGGCGGCAGGCCGCGGCGGGCCTGGACGGCCGCCTTGTCGATGTCGAGGGTCAGCACGCCGGTCGAGCGGCCCGGGAAGGTCGTGTTGAGGAACCACACGAAGTTGCCCAGCCCGTAGCCGACGTAGGTGTTGCCCTGCCAGCCCGAGCCCATCACGCGGTGGGAGTGCCCGCCCACGACGATGTCGGCGCCCGCCTCGGCGAGCCGCTGCGCCGCGGTGGTCTGCGGCGCGGTCGGGCAGAGCTCCTTCTCGGTGCCCCAGTGCGGCACCACGACGACGACGTCGTAGCGGGCGGCGGCGTCCCGGACGGCCGCGGTGATCGCGTCCAGCTCGACCATGCTCGCCACGCCCGGCTTGTTCTCGCCCGCGGTGAAGCCGGCGGTGGTCTGCTCGCGCAACTGGGTGGCGGCCAGGACGGCGACGCTCACCCCGTCCACGACCGTGACGGCGGGCGCGAACGCCTCGGCCCTGTTCGCGCCGATGCCCGCGATCTTGACCGGGCTGGACGCCTTCGCCGCCAGGGTGTCCTTCAGGCCGGCCGCACCGAAGTCGACGGCGTGGTTGTTGGCCATGGACACCACGTCGACGCCGGCCTCGGCCAGCGTCGTGAGGGCCGAGGGCGGCGCCGCGAACGTGAACTGTTTGCCGCCCAGGGGCGCGCCCGTCGCGGTGATGGCGGTCTCGAGGTTGAGCACCGTGATGTCGGCGCCGGACAGGTACGGCTTGAGCCCGGCCAGCCCCTGGGGGTCGGCGGCCACGGGGGTGAGTTGGTTGGCGAAGTGGGTGTCGCCGGCGAACGAAATGGTCACCGGGTCCGTGCCGGTGATCGGCGCGGGCGCGGGCGCCGGGGGAGCGGGCGGGGCCGGCTGCGGTGCCTCCGCGTCCGGGGCGGCCGTGGTGGGGACCGGTTGTGGGGCGTCAGGCTGGGTGAGGGCGTCCGCGGGTGTCACCACGGCGGGGGTGGCGGGCGGCGCGATCAGGCCGGCGACGGCGTTCACGCCGGAGGCGGTGCCCCAGATGAGGCCGGCCACGCCGACGAGCACCACGGCGCGACGCAGGGCGTAGTTGGGGGCCACGGCGCTCCTTCCTTCCTCGGCAGGCTAGCCGCGGCGGCGTCCCGCCCCCGGCGCGGCGCGCCGGGGCAGAGGCGCTTGGGCGCTGCTGGGGGTGATCCGTGTGGGTGCGGGCTGCTTGGGGCGCGCTGGGGCTGAGCCGTGTGGGGCGTGCGCCCATGGCCGAGCCGCTCAAGCGAACCGCTGGGGACGAGCCGTGTGGCGGCGCGCGCTGTTTGGACCGTGCGTCGGGTGGTGCTGGTGGCCGGCGATGGCGCCGTCGGCCCCACTTGAGTGACGTTGTGAACAGATGGCGCGCGTGGCGTGCGCGAGCCCGCCCCGGCGGTCGGTGGTGAGTGTCGGGCTGGGGTGCTGACCGTGAGGTGGAGGCGTGGGCCGCGAGGGCGCCGATCGCCCGTGGGCGGCGTGTCCCGGAGGGGTACTGATGGCCGCGGTCGTCCGCATGGGATGATCTCGCCCATGACAACGCCCGAACCGGTGAATCAGACCTCCGCGGCCGGCTTCGACGAAGCCACCAAGGCGCGGCTCATCGAGACCAACGGCATCGACATCATCAGCGAGTCCGAGCGCACGGCGAAGCCGCGCGACCTGTTCTGGCCGTGGTTCGCGGCCAACGTGTCCGTGTTCGGCATGAGCTACGCCGCCTTCATCTACGGCTTCGGGGTGTCCTTCGTCCAGGGCGTCGTCGTCACCGTGATCGGCGTCGTCGTGTCGTTCCTGCTGTGCGGCATCATCGCGATCGCCGGCAAGCGCGGCTCGGTGCCCACGATGGTGCTGTCGCGGGCCGCGTTCGGCGTCCACGGGCAGAAGGTGCCCGGCGTCGTGAGCTGGTTCCTGTCGATCGGCTGGGAGACGTTCCTGGCGATCATGGCGGTGCTGGCCACCGGCACGGTGTTCGCGCGGCTGGGGTTCGGCGAGGGCAACGGGATCAAGATCGTGGCCGCGGTCGCGGTGGCCGCCCTGATCGTCGCCGCCGCCGTGCTGGGCTACCACACGATCATGAAGCTGCAGTCGGTGCTCACCTGGATCACCGGCGCGATCACGATCGTCTACATGGCGCTGACGTTCAGCCACATCAACTGGTCGGCCGTCCTGGCCATCCCCAACGGCGACGTCGCCGCCGTGATCGGCGCCCTGACCATGGTGATGACCGGCTTCGGGCTCGGCTGGATCAACATCGCCGCCGACTGGTCGCGCTACCAGCACCGCGACGCCCCCAACGGCCAGATCGTGCTGTGGAACACCCTGGGCGGCTCGGTCGCGCCCGTGATCCTGGTGATCTACGGCCTGCTGCTCGCGGGGTCCGACCCGGCCCTGGCCGAGGGCATCACCGCAGACCCGATCGGCACGCTGGCCGGCATCCTGCCCATCTGGGTCCTGATCCCGTTCTGGCTGACCGCCGTGCTCGCGCTCGTCTCGGGCGCCGTGCTGGGCATCTACTCGTCGGGCCTGACGCTGCTGAGCCTCGGCATCCGGATCCCGCGTCCGGCCGCCGCCCTGATCGACGGCATCATCCTCACGCTGGGCACCATCTGGGTGGTGTTCTTCGCCGAGAGCTTCCTCGGCCCGTTCCAGAGCTTCCTGCTCATCCTGGGCGTCCCGATGGCCGCGTGGGCCGGCATCCTGATCGCCGACATCCTCACCCGCCGCGAGCCTTACGACGAGGCCGCGCTCTTCGACGCGTCCGGACGCTACGGCGCCTTCGACTGGCTGTCCATCGGCACTCTGGTGGGCGCGACGATCATCGGCTGGGGCCTGGTGGTCAACAACTTCGCCGGCGACGCCCCCTGGGCCAACTGGCAGGGCTACCTGCTGCAGCCGCTCGGCCTGGGCACCCGCACGGTCGTGGACGGTGTCGAGCAGTGGGACGGCTCGTGGCCGTGGGCCAACCTCGGCGTCCTGTTCGCGCTGGTGCTCGGCTTCGTCATCACCTGGTTCGGACGCCGCGGCACCATCGCCCGGCAGGAGGGCCGGGCGTGACCCGGCGCGAGGATCCGGCCGCAGCGGCCTTGGCGCCGGATCCGGCGTCCGGGCCGGTGCTGGTGTCCGAGCCGGAGTCGGAGTCCGGGCCGTGGCTCGTCGTGATCGACGGTCAGCGGATCTTCGCCGACCCCGCCAGCGACTGGGGCTCCCCGATGTGGCCGGACGCCGCCGCCCGGATCGCGGAACTGCTGCCGCGCTTCGCCGGCCGCACGATCTTCACGCGCTGGGTGCCGCCCGCGCCCGGGGAGCGCGTCGGCTCCTGGGACGCCTACATGGCCGCCTGGCCGTTCGCCGATCGCCCCGCGTCCGACCCGATGTTCGACCTGGTTCCGGAGTTGGCCGGCGCGGGCGCGGATGCTCCCGCTCCGTCCGGCGCCGAGGCGGCCGACACCCCCGCTGCGTTGCCGGCGACGGTGGATGCGCCCGCTCCGGCGAGGGGGGATCTGCGCGCGGAGGCGGGTCCCGCTCGGGTGGGCGCGGATGCTCCCGCTGCGTCCCGTGCCGAGTTGGATGATGCCCCCGCTCCCGCGAGGGTGGATGAGAGCGTAAGCCCCGCGCCGGCGGGCGCGACGGTGGTGGATGCGCCCACCTTCGGCAAGTGGGACGCGCTCGCACCGCTGGTGGGGCCCGCTCCCGAGCTCGTGATCACCGGGGTCTCGACCGACTGCTGCGTGATCTCGACGGTGCTGCCCGCCGCGGACGCGGGGGCCACGATCACGGTGGTCACCGACGCCTGCGCCGGCTCCACCCCGGAGAACCACGCCGCCGCGTGCACGGTGATGGGCCTCTATCCGCCGCAGGTCACGCTCACCACGACCGCGGAGCTCCTGGGCTCCCTCTGAAACCACGCCGCTGCGTGCACTGCGAGGGGTCTGTGCGCGGATCGCGCTCAGCACGTCGGAGTCCGTGGCTCCGGAGCGCTCGCCCGGCGCCGCTGCTCAGTCTGCCGCTGGCTCGACCCGCCGCGCTCTCGGCCGAGTCGCCCCTGCTTGGGACGAGTCGCCCCGGCTTGGGACCTGTCGCCCCCGCTTGGGACCTGTCGCCCCCGCTTGGGACGAGTCGCCCGCGTTGGATGCAGGCGCCCCCGTAGGAAAGGGGGCATCTGGCACGAAAGGGGGCGACTGTGCGGGCGTGGCGTCACTATCGCCACGATGCGTGGTGCGGAGCCAGGCACTCGACGCGGGTCTCGGCATGGGGCCTCCGGAATCCGCGGCGCATCCGATTGACCGGGTGAGTCCGTGTCGTTCTGGTGCCTCGACTTCGATGCGCCGTTCGAGGAAGCCCTAGTCAGCGCATGTTGGGCTCTGCGCCACGTGCGCTCGGGGCACCAGAGCGACGCGTCCGTCTCGCGCGGGGTGCGTCGCGCCGGCCGAGGACGTCCTCTGCTTCGTCGTTGATCTCGGCCAGCGGCGCACCCGTCCGCGGTGCATGGTTTCGGCGATCGGAGGCGTCGAGTGCTTGCTCAGGATCGTGAGTGGGCTGCCAGCTCAACTGCATGCGTCGCTCTCGTGCCTGGAGAACGGGGCAGCGTGGGCGGAAGCCCTTGTCAGCATGTGTTGGGCGAATGCGCCGAGCGCGCTCGGGGCACCAGAGCGACACGGACAACCTGTTTCATCAGCGCGTGCCGCAGATTCGTCGCGGTTCGATGGCGAAGCAAGGGGATGGCGAAGCCTTCGTCGCCAACGCCCGAGTTCGCACCTGGATCCATGCGATCGGGCTCGCCGGCGTGCTCAGTCGCCCCCTCTTGTGCCAGATGCCCCCTTTCCTGCGGGGGCGTCTGCAGCGAACGGGGGCGGTTCGTTCCTAGCCGGGGCAACTCGTCCCAGGCGGGGGCGGTTCGTCACTAACGGGGGCGGCTGGTCGCAGGCGGGGGCGGTTCGTCGCAAGTGGGGGCGGCTGGTCGCAAGTGGGGGCGACGCCCGCAGGGCCGGGCGAGGTGCCCATGGGGGTGTTTGTCACAATGGCGGCATGCCCCCTCGAAGCTCATGATCATCCGGCACGGCGAGAAGCCGGCTGACCCGCCCGTCCAGCCGCCGCCGCACGGGGTGGATGTCCGTGGGGTGGCGAATCCGCATTCGCTGCTTCCGCGCGGGTGGCAGCGCGCGGGCGCGCTGGTGTCGATCCTCGCCAACGCGGTCCGACCGCCGCTCGTGCGGCCCGACGTGCTGTTCGCGCCCGACTACAAGCATCTCGTGCCGTTCCACCGCACGTCGGAGACCATCACGCCGCTGGCGCACCGGCTCGAGACCGCCATCCGGACGCCGCTGCGCAAGGGCGACGAGGCCAAGCTCGTCAAGGACCACCTCGCCGGGCTCGATGGCGCAGCGCTCGTCTGCTGGGAGCACCACCACATCCCCGATCTGGCGGAGGCGTTCTGCGCCGCCGTCGGCCTGGACGCCTCGGCGCTGCCGCCGATCGCCCGGTCATGGCCCGAGGAGGACTTCTACTCCGTGATCGTCTTCACCCGCGACGAGCACGGCGGCTACAGCGTCCAGGTGACCAGCCAGGACGCCCTCGCCGGCGACCCCGCCCGCTGAGCGGGTCCGAGGTGGACTTCCACTCCGTGATCGTCTTCACCCGCGACGAGCAGGGCGAGTACAGCGTCGAGGTGACCAGCCGGGACGCCCTCGCCGGCGACCCCGCCCGCTGAGTGGTACGGGTGATCTCGTCGCCCCCGAGCGCATCACGGATCGCCACCACCGCCGGGTCCGAGGTGGGCCCTCCATCCGTGATCGTCCTCACCCGCGACGAGCAGGGCGATGACAGCGTCGAGGTCACCAGCCAGGACGCGCTCTCCCGCGACCCCGCCCACTGAACGCGTTGCGGCAGTGCCGCTGAGCGCGACCGCGCCGCTCGGCGCACCCCCGCGGAGACCGCTGAGCGCGACCGCGCTCGGCGCACCCCGCGGAGACCGCTGAGCACGCCGCGCCGCTTGGCGCGCCCCCGCGGAGACGAGCCGCTGAGCGCGACGCCGCCGGAGCGGAGCGCGCCGAACCGGCGTCAGGAGCCGTGGGGGAGGTCGGCGTCCGCGACGGTGACCGCGGCGTCGTCGGCCAGCAGGGCGTCGCGGACCTGCTTGCGCAGCACCTTGCCCAGCATCGACTTGGGGAGTTCGTCCACCACGTGCACCCGGCGCGGCACCTTGTAGGCGGCCAGCCGGCCGCGGCAGGCCTGCCGCACGGTGGCGGGGTCCAGCGTCGCGCCCGGCTCGGGGACCACGACCGCGACGACCTGCTCGCCGGAGTGCGACGACGGCAGCCCCACGACCGCGGCGTCCGCGACGCCGTCGACCTGGCGCAGCGCCTGCTCCACCTCGGTGGGGGAGACGTTGAACCCGCCGGTGATGATGAGTTCCTTGAGCCGGTCCACCACCGTGGTGAAGCCGTCGGCGTCCACCGTGACCAGGTCGCCGGTGCGCAGCCAGCCGCCGGGCAGCAGCGTCGCCTGGGTGTCGGCCGGCTTGTTCCAGTAGCCGCCGAAGACCTGCGGGCCGTGCAGCAGCAGTTCGCCGGTCTCCCCGGGCGCGATTTCGCGCGAGGTGTCCTCGGGATCGACCACCCGCATCAGCGTGCTCGGGAACGGGACGCCCACGGTCCCGGTGCGCCGGGTGGGCCAGAACGGGTTGCCCAGCGCGACCGGCGAGCACTCGGTCAGGCCGTAGCCCTCCACCAGCAGGCCGCCCGAGACCGACTCCCACAGCTCGACGACCTCGTCGGTCAGCGCCATCGCGCCCGAGATGCAGAACCGGGCCGAGCGCAGCGAGATGCCGCGCTCGGCAGCGGCCTTCGCCGTGCGCTCGTAGATCGGCGG
Above is a window of Propioniciclava coleopterorum DNA encoding:
- a CDS encoding purine-cytosine permease family protein produces the protein MTTPEPVNQTSAAGFDEATKARLIETNGIDIISESERTAKPRDLFWPWFAANVSVFGMSYAAFIYGFGVSFVQGVVVTVIGVVVSFLLCGIIAIAGKRGSVPTMVLSRAAFGVHGQKVPGVVSWFLSIGWETFLAIMAVLATGTVFARLGFGEGNGIKIVAAVAVAALIVAAAVLGYHTIMKLQSVLTWITGAITIVYMALTFSHINWSAVLAIPNGDVAAVIGALTMVMTGFGLGWINIAADWSRYQHRDAPNGQIVLWNTLGGSVAPVILVIYGLLLAGSDPALAEGITADPIGTLAGILPIWVLIPFWLTAVLALVSGAVLGIYSSGLTLLSLGIRIPRPAAALIDGIILTLGTIWVVFFAESFLGPFQSFLLILGVPMAAWAGILIADILTRREPYDEAALFDASGRYGAFDWLSIGTLVGATIIGWGLVVNNFAGDAPWANWQGYLLQPLGLGTRTVVDGVEQWDGSWPWANLGVLFALVLGFVITWFGRRGTIARQEGRA
- a CDS encoding cysteine hydrolase family protein, whose translation is MTRREDPAAAALAPDPASGPVLVSEPESESGPWLVVIDGQRIFADPASDWGSPMWPDAAARIAELLPRFAGRTIFTRWVPPAPGERVGSWDAYMAAWPFADRPASDPMFDLVPELAGAGADAPAPSGAEAADTPAALPATVDAPAPARGDLRAEAGPARVGADAPAASRAELDDAPAPARVDESVSPAPAGATVVDAPTFGKWDALAPLVGPAPELVITGVSTDCCVISTVLPAADAGATITVVTDACAGSTPENHAAACTVMGLYPPQVTLTTTAELLGSL